In Kutzneria kofuensis, the DNA window TCCGAGGCCGCACCGCACCCTGCGCTACTGGCTCGAGCCTCGCACGCTGATGATCGGCGTGTTCGTGCTGGCCGCCGGCTTCAGCGAGGGCGCCGGCAACGACTGGACGGGTGTCAGCCTCGTCGACGGCTACCACACCCCGCCCGCGCTCGGCACGGTCGCGTACGCGACGTTCCTGGCCGCGATGACGGCCACCCGGTGGTTCGGGCCGCGGCTGCTGGACACCTTCGGCCGCGTGATCGTGCTGAGAATCCAGGGCGGCATCGCCGTCACCGGCCTTCTGCTCTTCATCTTCGCCCCGGCCGTTCCGCTAGCCTTCGTCGGGGCCGCCCTGTGGGGTGTCGGCGTTGCTTTCGGCTATCCGGTGGGCATGAGCGCGGCCGCGGACGACCCGGCGCACGCCGCCGGCCGGGTCACCGTGGCGTCCTCGGTCGCGAAGATCGCCGGCTTCGCCGGGCCGCCGCTGCTCGGCCTGCTGGGTGATCACGTGACGATCCTGCGCGCCCTGCTCGTGGTGGCCGCGCTGCAGGTGGTCGCGCTGTGCCTGGCGGCGGCCACCCGTCCGCTCGCGCCCGAAGCCCCGGACCGCCACCGGACCCTCGACAACCAGTGAAGACAGGAGCAACGCAGGTGGTCGACCAGCCTTACCGTGATCCGGCCCTCCCCGTCGCCGAGCGCATCGACGACCTGCTGGCCAGGATGACGCTGCCGGAGAAGATCGGTCAGATGCTGCACCTGGACGCCCGCGGCGGCGTCCGGGAGCTGATCGACGACTTCCACGTCGGCGCCATCCTGCACACCTCGCCGGAGAACCTGGTGCTGGCGATGGACCTGGCGAGCAAGACCCGGCTGGGCATCCCGCTGCTGACCGGCGAGGACTGCATCCACGGCCACTCGTTCTGGCCCGGCGCCACCATCTTCCCGACGCAGCTGGGCATGGCGTGCTCCTGGGACCCGGCGCTGGTGGAGCAGGTCGCGCGGGTGACCGCGGTCGAGGTGTCCACCACCGGCGTGCACTGGACGTTCTCGCCGGTGCTGTGCATCGCGCGGGACCTGCGCTGGGGTCGGGTGGACGAGACGTTCGGCGAGGACCCGTTCCTGATCGGCGAGTACGCGTCGGCGATGGTCAAGGGCTACCAGGGCGACGGGCTGTCCGACCCGACCGCGATCCTGGCCTGCGCCAAGCACTTCGCCGGCTACTCGGAGACGCAGGGCGGCCGCGACGCCACCGAGGCCGACATCTCGCGGCGCAAGCTGCGTTCCTGGTTCCTGCCGCCGTTCGAGCGGGTGGCGCGTGAGGGCTGCCGCACGTTCATGATCGGTTACCAGTCCATCGACGGCGTGCCGATCACCGCGAACCAGTGGCTGCTGCGGGAAGTCCTGCGGGACGAGTGGAAGTACTCCGGCACGCTCGTCACCGACTGGGACAACGTCGGCCGCATGGTGTGGGAGCAGCAGATCTGCGCCGACCACGCCGAGGCTGCCGCGCTCGCGGTGCGTTCCGGCAACGACCTCGTGCTGACGACACCGCAGTTCTTCCAGGGAGCGCAGGACGCCGTCGCGCGGGGAATCCTGTCCGAGGAGGACATCGACGCCGCCGTGCGCCGGATCCTCACGCTGAAGTTCGAGCTGGGCCTGTTCGAGAACCCCCGCCTGCCCGACCCGGAGCGGCAGAAGCTGCACGTCGGCAAGGCCGAGCACACCGCCGTCAACCTGGAGATGGCGCGGCGCAGCCTGGTGTTGCTGACCAACGACGGCACGCTGCCGCTGGGTGGCGACAAGGTGCGGATCGCTGTCGTCGGCCCGAACGCGGACGACGTCGACGCGCAGCTGGGCGACTGGGCCGGCGCCTCCGGGCAGGTCGACTGGCTGCCCGACGGCCACCCGCGGCACCTCACCGAGACCGTGCTGGACGGTCTGCGCGCCGTCGTCCCTCCCGAGTGGACGGTCGACTACGCGCTCGGCGCCCGGATCGCTTCCTTCGGCCCGGATCCGGACGGTCCGGTGCTGCCGGACGGCCAGCCCGCGCCCGAGGTCGTGCACCCCGAGCCGGCGGACCCGGCGCTGATCGCCGAGGCCGTCGCCGCCGCCGAGGCGTCCGATGTGGTCGTCGCGGTGGTCGGCGACACCATCGGCCTGGTCGGCGAGGCCCGGTCCACGGCGACGCTGGAGCTGGTCGGCGGGCAGATCGCGCTGCTGGACGCGTTGGCGCGGACCGGAAAGCCGGTCGTGGTGGTCGTGATCAGCTCGAAGCCGCTGGTGCTGCCGCCCTCGGCCGAGAACGCCGCCGCCATCGTGCAGGCGTTCAACCCCGGCATGAAGGGCGGCCGGGCCGTCGCGGAACTGCTGCTGGGCCTGATCGAGCCGAGCGGCCGGCTGCCGATCTCGGTGGCACGGCACGTCGGCCAGCAGCCCATCTACTACAACCAGATCCGCGGCCAGCACGGACACCGCTACGCCGACCTCACCCAGGACCCGATGTTCGCCTTCGGCGAGGGCCTGAGCTACACCACCCTGGAGTACTCGGATCTGACCGTGCTCACGCCGACCGTCGGCCCGGCGGACGTCGTCCGCGCCGAGGTCACCGTGTCCAACACCGGCGCCCGGCCGGCGCGGGAGACGGTGCAGGTGTACCTGCGGGACCTGATCACCTCGGTGACCTGGGCCGACCGGGAACTCAAGGCGTACAAGCAGGTCGACGTGCCGGCGGCGGAGTCGGTGCGGGTGGCGCTGGAGCTGCCGGCCGCCGACTGCACGCTGGTCACCGCCGACGGCGCGCGGATCGTCGAACCCGGCGACTTCGAGCTGCTGGTCGGCCACTCCTCGCGGCCGCGGGACCTGCTGGCGGCCAAGTTCACCATCTCCTGAGGTTGGAGGGCCCGGCGCGCGCCGGGCCCTTGACCGCTGGCCCCGCCGCCCGCTCAGTGCGTCGGCAGGAGCGAGGTGTCGATCAGGCCGTGCGCCAGCACGGTCCGCGCGTCGAGCTCGGCCTTGGTGTGCCGGTTCCGCAGTTCCAGCACGGTCCTCAGCTCGGCGTCGCGGAACCGGCCGTACGGGGTGAGGCCGGTGCCGTCGCTGGTGAGCACGGCGATGTGCCGCCGTGCCAGGTACTCGTCGAACGCGAGCCGGTCCTGCACGGCGGCCAGCAGCAGCTCGGGGCGGCGGCCGGTCACGATGTCCCGGGCGGTCCGCAGCAGCACGCCGACCAGGCTGCGGAGGTCGAAAGCGTTGCGGCGCAGCGAATCCCCGGTGGCGGCGAGCACGGCCCCGATGTACGGGCCGATGTCGGTGACCGACGCCAGCCGGCGGGCGCCGCGGTGTTCGGCGCGCAGCTCGTTGCCGGCGTTGAGCACGGTCATGGTGCAGCCGCCGGTCAGCAGAGCGGTTGCTCGCCGAGGCGTCGAGCCGAGCGCGGTGACGCCGTAGCGAATGCCGAGTCGCTGCAACAGCTCGTACGCGACGAAGGCAAACCCGGAGCCGGGCACATCGACGCCGAGCGTGCCGTCCTGGAGATCGGTGACGCCGGGCGCGGCGAACAGCGACAGGCCGAGGCCGCGGTCGAGCGCGGCGAGAATGCGCACATCGCCGAGCCGCCCGAGCGGATTGTCGGCCACGCAGCGATAGGCGACGACGTTGTCCGGATTTGTCACGACGGCGTCGAGTTCGCCGTCGAGCAGCGCGGCGAACTGCTGCCGGGACGAGCTGGCGGGCACCTCGACGACGTGCAGGCCGGCGTCCGCCAGCGCGCCGGTCCTGGCCGCGACCTCGACCAACGCCGACGGGCTGACCGTGCCCAGCCTGAGCTCCCGCACGAGCGCCACCTCGTCACAATCGTTCACGCCACCGATTGCTCACCAATAGCGTATTGCCGTCGAGTGAGGCGAGCAATCGATTGCGGTCAGTGGCCGAACAATTCCGGATGTTTGCCCAGTTCCACCCGGATTCGGCGGATGTGCGGTTCCACAACCACCGCGCCGTCGACGGAGCTCTTACGGCGCGGCGGGCGACGACGCTGGTCACGGCGTTGGAGCAGCCGCTTCGGCCGGTGGCTCAGAGCGGATCGGTCAGCAGCCCCAGACGATCGGTGAGGCTGATGTTCTCCGCGTAGTCGACCGGCGCGACGACGATGGACACCCCGCCGTCGTCGAGCGCTTTGCGCAGGGTGGGCAGCAACTCGTCGGCCTGGGTCACGTGATATCCGGTGGCGCCGAAGCTGGCGGCGTACTGGGTGATCTCGGGGTTGTTGAACCGGACGTTCGACACGGTCCCGGTCTCCAGCCGCATCTTCCACTCGATCAGGCCGTAACCGCTGTCCTCCCACACGAGGACGGTGAGCGGCACGTGCTCCCGGACGGCGGTCTCGATCTCCTGCGAGTGCATCAGGAACGAGCCGTCGC includes these proteins:
- a CDS encoding exo-beta-d-1,3/1,6-glucosidase; translated protein: MVDQPYRDPALPVAERIDDLLARMTLPEKIGQMLHLDARGGVRELIDDFHVGAILHTSPENLVLAMDLASKTRLGIPLLTGEDCIHGHSFWPGATIFPTQLGMACSWDPALVEQVARVTAVEVSTTGVHWTFSPVLCIARDLRWGRVDETFGEDPFLIGEYASAMVKGYQGDGLSDPTAILACAKHFAGYSETQGGRDATEADISRRKLRSWFLPPFERVAREGCRTFMIGYQSIDGVPITANQWLLREVLRDEWKYSGTLVTDWDNVGRMVWEQQICADHAEAAALAVRSGNDLVLTTPQFFQGAQDAVARGILSEEDIDAAVRRILTLKFELGLFENPRLPDPERQKLHVGKAEHTAVNLEMARRSLVLLTNDGTLPLGGDKVRIAVVGPNADDVDAQLGDWAGASGQVDWLPDGHPRHLTETVLDGLRAVVPPEWTVDYALGARIASFGPDPDGPVLPDGQPAPEVVHPEPADPALIAEAVAAAEASDVVVAVVGDTIGLVGEARSTATLELVGGQIALLDALARTGKPVVVVVISSKPLVLPPSAENAAAIVQAFNPGMKGGRAVAELLLGLIEPSGRLPISVARHVGQQPIYYNQIRGQHGHRYADLTQDPMFAFGEGLSYTTLEYSDLTVLTPTVGPADVVRAEVTVSNTGARPARETVQVYLRDLITSVTWADRELKAYKQVDVPAAESVRVALELPAADCTLVTADGARIVEPGDFELLVGHSSRPRDLLAAKFTIS
- a CDS encoding ABC transporter substrate-binding protein; its protein translation is MRELRLGTVSPSALVEVAARTGALADAGLHVVEVPASSSRQQFAALLDGELDAVVTNPDNVVAYRCVADNPLGRLGDVRILAALDRGLGLSLFAAPGVTDLQDGTLGVDVPGSGFAFVAYELLQRLGIRYGVTALGSTPRRATALLTGGCTMTVLNAGNELRAEHRGARRLASVTDIGPYIGAVLAATGDSLRRNAFDLRSLVGVLLRTARDIVTGRRPELLLAAVQDRLAFDEYLARRHIAVLTSDGTGLTPYGRFRDAELRTVLELRNRHTKAELDARTVLAHGLIDTSLLPTH